From a single Capsicum annuum cultivar UCD-10X-F1 chromosome 12, UCD10Xv1.1, whole genome shotgun sequence genomic region:
- the LOC107848861 gene encoding uncharacterized protein LOC107848861, whose protein sequence is MTTAYDILESLKDMFREQNRAAKHTAMKALLTTKMVEETSVREHVLKMMSLLNELEILGAVIDKESQVEMVLQTLPDSFQQFLLNYNMNKMELSLAKPLNELQAA, encoded by the coding sequence ATGACTACTGCTTACGATATACTTGAATCTCTCAAAGATATGTTCAGAGAGCAAAATCGTGCTGCAAAGCATACGGCTATGAAAGCTCTTTTAACCACGAAAATGGTTGAAGAAACTTCGGTGAGGGAACATGTTCTTAAAATGATGAGTCTATTGAATGAGCTGGAAATTCTTGGTGCGGTTATTGATAAGGAGTCTCAGGTTGAGATGGTCCTACAGACTCTGCCAGACAGTTTTCAGCAGTTTCTCTTAAattataacatgaataagatgGAATTATCTCTTGCGAAACCGTTGAATGAGCTGCAAGCAGCATAA